In a genomic window of Zootoca vivipara chromosome 5, rZooViv1.1, whole genome shotgun sequence:
- the HECTD2 gene encoding probable E3 ubiquitin-protein ligase HECTD2 isoform X2, producing the protein MEGDRLFAFRPRTKDDLRAYFVLIQNPLFSTTSTFVIYAHLLRQIAALTEGDHHFLIHWFKKISQKRFKQVLERLLQFISLRLFPAKPEELPPLEKCSWWIPSAAKVLSLFNTSNTLANPSIVPYMDFYNSTLDHIDLMEEYHNWQCYGNSQRFSFCQYPFIISIAAKKVIIQKDSEQQMINIARQSLVDKVSRRQRPDMNMLFLNVKVRRMHLVSDSLDELTRKRADLKKKLKVTFVGEAGLDMGGLTKEWFLLLIRQIFHPDYGMFTYHKDSHCHWFSSLNCDNYSEFRLVGALMGLAVYNSITLDIRFPLCCYKKLLSPPIVPCDQNAPVGIGSVTIDDLCRVMPELAHGLNELLSYEGNVEEDFYSTFQVFQEEFGVIKCYNLKPDGDKIPVTNQNRKEYVQLYVDFLLNKSIYKQFAAFYYGFHSVCASYALMLLRPEEVEILVCGSPELDMHSLQKHTQYDGYQKTDLTVRYFWEVVLEFPLELQKKLLHFATGSDRVPVGGMADLNFKISKSEASTNWLPVAHTCFNQLCLPPYKTKKELKQKLTIGISNAEGFGLE; encoded by the exons ATGGAAGGG GACCGTTTATTTGCTTTCAGGCCACGTACAAAAGATGATCTTAGAGCATATTTTGTACTAATACAG AATCCTCTATTTAGTACCACATCAACATTTGTTATTTATGCTCACTTGCTAAGGCAGATTGCTGCCTTAACAGAAGGCGATCATCACTTCCTAATTCACTGGTTTAAAAA GATATCACAGAAGAGATTCAAGCAAGTGCTAGAAAGGCTGCTACAGTTTATTTCTCTACGACTTTTTCCTGCAAAGCCTGAAGAATTGCCTCCTCTGGAAAAGTGTTCTTGGTGGATTCCATCAGCAGCCAAAGTGTTGTCTTTATTTA ATACTTCAAATACTCTAGCTAATCCTTCTATTGTTCCATATATGGATTTTTATAATTCTACACTGGATCATATTGATCTCATGGAAGAATATCATAATTGGCAATGTTATGGAAATTCTCAAAG GTTTTCCTTCTGTCAATATccatttattatttctatagCAGCAAAAAAGGTTATTATTCAAAAAGATTCTGAACAACAAATGATAAATATTGCACGG CAAAGCCTTGTGGACAAAGTCTCACGGAGGCAGAGGCCTGACATGAACATGTTGTTTCTAAATGTGAAAGTGAGGAGAATGCACCTAGTTAGCGATTCACTAGATGAG CTGACAAGGAAAAGAgcagatttgaaaaagaaattgaaaGTTACATTTGTAGGAGAAGCTGGTCTTGACATGGGTGGCCTAACAAAAGAATGGTTTCTTCTTCTAATTCGACAGATTTTTCATCCAGACTATG GCATGTTTACATATCACAAGGACTCTCACTGTCATTGGTTTAGCAGCTTGAACTGTGATAATTACTCTGAATTCCGATTGGTTGGTGCT CTAATGGGACTAGCTGTCTATAACAGTATCACACTGGATATTCGATTTCCACTATGCTGCTACAAAAAGCTACTTAGTCCTCCAATTGTACCATGTGACCAGAATGCACCTGTAGGAATTGGTAGCGTTACTATTGATGACCTATGCAGGGTAATGCCG GAACTGGCTCATGGACTAAATGAACTTCTTTCCTATGAAGGAAATGTTGAAGAAGACTTTTATTCAACCTTCCAG GTATTTCAAGAAGAATTTGGAGTCATAAAATGTTACAACCTAAAGCCTGATGGTGATAAAATCCCAGTTACAAATCAGAATAGAAAAG AGTACGTTCAGCTTTATGTAGACTTCCTTCTCAACAAATCAATCTACAAACAGTTTGCAGCATTTTATTATGGATTTCATAGTGTCTGTGCTTCATATGCATTAATG CTGCTTCGTCCTGAGGAGGTTGAAATTCTAGTTTGTGGAAGTCCTGAACTGGATATGCATTCTCTTCAGAAGCACACGCAATATGACGGTTACCAGAAAACTGATCTTACTGTCCG GTATTTCTGGGAAGTAGTACTTGAATTTCCTCTTGAACTTCAAAAGAAGCTCCTGCATTTTGCTACAGGAAGTGACAGAGTACCTGTAGGAGGAATGGCCGACCTGAATTTCAAGATTTCAAAGAGTGAAGCATCCACAAATTG GTTACCTGTTGCCCACACTTGCTTCAATCAGCTCTGCCTACCTCCTTACAAGACCAAAAAAGAGCTGAAACAGAAGTTGACAATTGGAATTTCAAATGCAGAAGGCTTTGGTTTAGAATAA
- the HECTD2 gene encoding probable E3 ubiquitin-protein ligase HECTD2 isoform X1: MKVSVPPEHPLPIQTKTLIDFREDIEKAKLSGDWKTVYDFYSKTFDSFPEINTAFKKNIDAPFNSIEDCGVDAKFVNAVYDALLSSPQDIQKCVLKGIINGLLQEWKGPRTKDDLRAYFVLIQNPLFSTTSTFVIYAHLLRQIAALTEGDHHFLIHWFKKISQKRFKQVLERLLQFISLRLFPAKPEELPPLEKCSWWIPSAAKVLSLFNTSNTLANPSIVPYMDFYNSTLDHIDLMEEYHNWQCYGNSQRFSFCQYPFIISIAAKKVIIQKDSEQQMINIARQSLVDKVSRRQRPDMNMLFLNVKVRRMHLVSDSLDELTRKRADLKKKLKVTFVGEAGLDMGGLTKEWFLLLIRQIFHPDYGMFTYHKDSHCHWFSSLNCDNYSEFRLVGALMGLAVYNSITLDIRFPLCCYKKLLSPPIVPCDQNAPVGIGSVTIDDLCRVMPELAHGLNELLSYEGNVEEDFYSTFQVFQEEFGVIKCYNLKPDGDKIPVTNQNRKEYVQLYVDFLLNKSIYKQFAAFYYGFHSVCASYALMLLRPEEVEILVCGSPELDMHSLQKHTQYDGYQKTDLTVRYFWEVVLEFPLELQKKLLHFATGSDRVPVGGMADLNFKISKSEASTNWLPVAHTCFNQLCLPPYKTKKELKQKLTIGISNAEGFGLE, translated from the exons GGAAGACATAGAAAAAGCTAAATTATCAGGAGACTGGAAAACAGTGTATGATTTTTATTCAAAAACGTTTGATTCTTTTCCAGAAATCAATACTGCGTTTAAG AAAAATATTGATGCCCCTTTTAATTCCATTGAAGACTGTGGAGTTGATGCTAAATTTGTGAATGCTGTTTATGATGCCTTACTAAGTTCA CCTCAAGATATCCAGAAGTGTGTCCTCAAGGGAATAATTAATGGTTTATTACAGGAATGGAAGGG GCCACGTACAAAAGATGATCTTAGAGCATATTTTGTACTAATACAG AATCCTCTATTTAGTACCACATCAACATTTGTTATTTATGCTCACTTGCTAAGGCAGATTGCTGCCTTAACAGAAGGCGATCATCACTTCCTAATTCACTGGTTTAAAAA GATATCACAGAAGAGATTCAAGCAAGTGCTAGAAAGGCTGCTACAGTTTATTTCTCTACGACTTTTTCCTGCAAAGCCTGAAGAATTGCCTCCTCTGGAAAAGTGTTCTTGGTGGATTCCATCAGCAGCCAAAGTGTTGTCTTTATTTA ATACTTCAAATACTCTAGCTAATCCTTCTATTGTTCCATATATGGATTTTTATAATTCTACACTGGATCATATTGATCTCATGGAAGAATATCATAATTGGCAATGTTATGGAAATTCTCAAAG GTTTTCCTTCTGTCAATATccatttattatttctatagCAGCAAAAAAGGTTATTATTCAAAAAGATTCTGAACAACAAATGATAAATATTGCACGG CAAAGCCTTGTGGACAAAGTCTCACGGAGGCAGAGGCCTGACATGAACATGTTGTTTCTAAATGTGAAAGTGAGGAGAATGCACCTAGTTAGCGATTCACTAGATGAG CTGACAAGGAAAAGAgcagatttgaaaaagaaattgaaaGTTACATTTGTAGGAGAAGCTGGTCTTGACATGGGTGGCCTAACAAAAGAATGGTTTCTTCTTCTAATTCGACAGATTTTTCATCCAGACTATG GCATGTTTACATATCACAAGGACTCTCACTGTCATTGGTTTAGCAGCTTGAACTGTGATAATTACTCTGAATTCCGATTGGTTGGTGCT CTAATGGGACTAGCTGTCTATAACAGTATCACACTGGATATTCGATTTCCACTATGCTGCTACAAAAAGCTACTTAGTCCTCCAATTGTACCATGTGACCAGAATGCACCTGTAGGAATTGGTAGCGTTACTATTGATGACCTATGCAGGGTAATGCCG GAACTGGCTCATGGACTAAATGAACTTCTTTCCTATGAAGGAAATGTTGAAGAAGACTTTTATTCAACCTTCCAG GTATTTCAAGAAGAATTTGGAGTCATAAAATGTTACAACCTAAAGCCTGATGGTGATAAAATCCCAGTTACAAATCAGAATAGAAAAG AGTACGTTCAGCTTTATGTAGACTTCCTTCTCAACAAATCAATCTACAAACAGTTTGCAGCATTTTATTATGGATTTCATAGTGTCTGTGCTTCATATGCATTAATG CTGCTTCGTCCTGAGGAGGTTGAAATTCTAGTTTGTGGAAGTCCTGAACTGGATATGCATTCTCTTCAGAAGCACACGCAATATGACGGTTACCAGAAAACTGATCTTACTGTCCG GTATTTCTGGGAAGTAGTACTTGAATTTCCTCTTGAACTTCAAAAGAAGCTCCTGCATTTTGCTACAGGAAGTGACAGAGTACCTGTAGGAGGAATGGCCGACCTGAATTTCAAGATTTCAAAGAGTGAAGCATCCACAAATTG GTTACCTGTTGCCCACACTTGCTTCAATCAGCTCTGCCTACCTCCTTACAAGACCAAAAAAGAGCTGAAACAGAAGTTGACAATTGGAATTTCAAATGCAGAAGGCTTTGGTTTAGAATAA